The following are encoded in a window of Bacillus sp. SORGH_AS_0510 genomic DNA:
- a CDS encoding YjbA family protein, with product MLYLHDVWVNWFEGEENGYNVCHFHEWRKDDGVELLDQVPLLKIEPILFNYIENDLSELPQQLLDDIFQKAYLRKNHERVQLDYCFVVTDGTGILAVDTIGYNIPIRKSRLIPRQEQLVYEMISQHEAKKYHFYGQSKGKDFHILSPEPELMRGLTRKERQLKQLLFMALDQLLSSNNEAEVRYWFTEWCPEKYASIQELNFEDAWEQLFEETKYGWSKQHENFCENLIKGQPFFEKLWEMEHGPKVN from the coding sequence ATGTTGTATCTTCATGATGTTTGGGTAAATTGGTTTGAAGGGGAAGAAAACGGCTACAATGTATGCCACTTTCATGAATGGCGCAAGGATGATGGAGTGGAATTACTGGACCAAGTACCACTTTTAAAAATCGAGCCGATTCTATTTAACTATATTGAGAATGATCTTTCCGAATTACCACAACAGCTCCTAGATGATATTTTTCAAAAAGCGTATTTAAGGAAAAATCATGAGAGAGTTCAGCTGGATTATTGTTTCGTTGTAACAGACGGGACCGGGATTTTAGCCGTTGATACAATAGGGTATAACATCCCTATTCGTAAAAGCAGGTTAATCCCAAGACAAGAACAGCTTGTTTACGAGATGATCAGTCAGCATGAAGCTAAAAAATATCATTTTTATGGGCAATCCAAAGGGAAGGATTTTCATATTCTTTCACCAGAACCAGAATTAATGAGAGGTTTGACGAGAAAAGAAAGACAGTTAAAACAGTTATTGTTTATGGCTCTAGACCAATTGCTATCATCTAATAATGAAGCAGAGGTTCGGTATTGGTTCACTGAATGGTGTCCTGAAAAGTATGCTTCTATTCAAGAGTTAAATTTTGAAGATGCATGGGAGCAACTTTTTGAAGAAACAAAGTATGGCTGGTCAAAACAACATGAAAATTTTTGTGAGAATTTAATAAAAGGGCAGCCATTTTTTGAAAAGCTATGGGAAATGGAACATGGCCCTAAAGTAAACTAA